In Callospermophilus lateralis isolate mCalLat2 chromosome 18, mCalLat2.hap1, whole genome shotgun sequence, one DNA window encodes the following:
- the Psmd8 gene encoding 26S proteasome non-ATPase regulatory subunit 8 → MFIKGRASGTSPRELRLATRGGERRAVVAPPPPLGSTSQPHFRRAKVRRRRCRKRGRRFAKSRKMAAATMNGTTGISSSGSAAASGAILQAAAGMYEQLKGEWNRKSPNLSKCGEELGRLKLVLLELNFLPTTGTKLTKQQLILARDILEIGAQWSILRKDIPSFERYMAQLKCYYFDYKEQLPESAYMHQLLGLNLLFLLSQNRVAEFHTELERLPAKDIQTNVYIKHPVSLEQYLMEGSYNKVFLAKGNIPAESYTFFIDILLDTIRDEIAGCIEKAYEKILFTEATRILFFNTPKKMTDYAKKRGWVLGPNNYYSFASQQQKPEDTIIPSTELAKQVIEYARQLEMIV, encoded by the exons ATGTTCATTAAGGGCAGGGCTTCCGGGACTTCTCCCAGAGAGCTACGGCTCGCCACCCGCGGCGGGGAGAGGCGGGCAGTCGTAGCTCCGCCCCCGCCCTTGGGCTCCACCTCCCAGCCCCATTTCCGCCGGGCGAAAGTCCGTAGGCGCCGCTGCCGTAAACGAGGCCGGCGGTTCGCCAAATCACGGAAGATGGCGGCCGCGACCATGAACGGAACGACAGGCATCTCGAGCTCCGGGTCTGCGGCGGCCTCGGGCGCTATCCTGCAGGCCGCGGCCGGCATGTACGAGCAACTCAAGGGCGAGTGGAACCGGAAAAGCCCCAATCTTAGCAAATGCGGAGAAGAGCTGGGCCGCCTCAAG CTGGTTCTGCTGGAGCTTAACTTCCTGCCAACCACAGGGACCAAGCTGACCAAACAACAGCTCATTCTGGCCC GTGACATATTGGAGATCGGGGCCCAGTGGAGCATCCTTCGCAAGGACATCCCCTCCTTCGAGCGCTACATGGCTCAGCTCAAATGCTACTACTTTGATTACAA GGAGCAGCTCCCCGAGTCAGCCTACATGCACCAGCTTTTGGGCCTCAATCTCCTCTTCCTGCTGTCCCAGAACCGGGTGGCTGAGTTTCATACAGAGTTGGAGCGCCTACCTGCCAAGGATATCCAGACCAATGTCTACATCAAGCACCCTGTATCTCTTGAGCAG TACCTGATGGAGGGCAGCTACAACAAGGTGTTCCTGGCCAAAGGCAACATCCCTGCTGAGAGCTACACCTTCTTCATCGACATTTTGCTGGACACTATCAG GGACGAGATTGCAGGGTGCATTGAGAAGGCCTACGAGAAAATCCTTTTCACTGAGGCCACCCGGATCCTCTTCTTCAACACACCCAAAAAGATGACAGACTACGCTAAGAAG CGAGGGTGGGTCCTGGGCCCCAACAACTACTACAGTTTTGCCAGCCAGCAGCAGAAGCCAGAAGACACCATCATCCCCTCTACAGAACTGGCCAAGCAAGTCATTGAGTATGCCCGGCAGCTGGAGATGATTGTCTGA
- the Ggn gene encoding gametogenetin, producing MGNVQSEPSAGGGSRKEQASDRASDSRRTSLVEPEVTPSSPAMRLARGLGVWFPGSSAPPGLLVPPEPQASPSPLPLTLELPLPVTPPPEEAAAAAVSTPPPPPVGTLLPAPSKWRKPTGTAVPRIRGLLEASHRGQGDPPSLRPLPPLPRQLTEKDPVPRAPAPPPPTPLEPRKPPPLPPSDRQPPNGRITPALATSATSPTESQARHIDEGQTAGGARGGAPPQAGEGEMARSAASESGLSLLCKVTFKSAPTLCPAAASGPLATKASLGGGGNGGVFAASGAISYAEVLKQGPLPPGAARTLGEVPRAPQETEGGNGDGEGCSGPPAAPASHARALPPPPYTTFPGSKPKFDWVSPPDGPERHFRFNGAGGGVGAPRRRAAALSGPWGSPPPPPGQAHPTPGPRRPAPALLAPPMFIFPAPTNGEPMRPGPPGPQQLLPRPPPPTPPATPPPVPPPTPQPPALQPTPLPVARPPTPCSGHVESALAPAPAPAMPPALAAEQAQAPAQAQAPSPAPAPAPAPITAEPSPPAPPPIKARTRRNKGPRAARGVTREDGAPGDGPRERTAATVTDSGGGGGGGSGTPTAGAASSGAARHWPPFQVLNSCPCKCYCRHQPRHRRLPRNVSAWLSTPTNHLSEPPWVATIKLAGSLVAGLEHYDLQATHPN from the exons ATGGGGAACGTGCAGTCGGAGCCATCCGCGGGCGGGGGCTCCCGAAAAGAACAGGCCTCGGACCGCGCCTCTGACTCCCGCCGGACGTCCCTGGTGGAGCCCGAGGTGACCCCCTCCTCCCCGGCCATGCGCCTGGCTCGAGGGCTGGGCGTCTGGTTCCCTGGCAGCTCCGCGCCCCCGGGACTCCTGGTACCCCCGGAGCCCCAGGCCTCACCCTCACCCCTGCCCCTGACCTTAGAACTGCCCTTGCCAGTGACGCCCCCTCCAGAGGAGGCGGCTGCAGCCGCAGTCTCCACACCACCCCCGCCCCCAGTGGGGACCCTGCTGCCCGCGCCGTCTAAGTGGCGAAAACCCACGGGCACTGCGGTGCCCCGGATCCGCGGCCTGTTGGAGGCGAGCCATCGCGGACAGGGCGACCCTCCGAGCCTCCGCCCGCTGCCACCGCTGCCCAGGCAACTAACTGAAAAGGACCCTGTCCCGagagccccagcccctcctcctccgACGCCCCTGGAGCCACGAAAGCCACCACCACTGCCACCTTCAGACCGGCAGCCCCCAAACGGCAGAATCACTCCAGCTCTGGCCACATCTGCCACAAGCCCCACAGAAAGCCAGGCCAGGCACATCGACGAGGGTCAGACGGCCGGTGGGGCCCGCGGAGGGGCTCCTCCCCAAGCCGGCGAAGGCGAAATGGCTCGGTCTGCGGCTTCCGAGTCCGGCCTGAGCCTGCTATGTAAAGTCACCTTCAAGTCCGCACCCACTTTGTGCCCTGCGGCAGCCTCGGGTCCCTTAGCTACCAAAGCCTCGCTCGGGGGCGGTGGAAACGGAGGAGTCTTCGCTGCTTCAGGTGCCATCTCTTACGCTGAGGTCCTGAAAcagggacccctcccacctggagcTGCTCGTACCCTGGGAGAGGTCCCTCGTGCGCCACAGGAAACGGAGGGAGGGAATGGAGACGGCGAAGGGTGTTCTGGTCCCCCAGCGGCGCCTGCGTCCCACGCCCGGGCCCTACCCCCGCCCCCCTACACCACATTCCCAGGCTCAAAGCCCAAATTCGACTGGGTTAGCCCTCCCGATGGCCCTGAACGCCACTTTCGCTTCAATGGGGCTGGCGGAGGCGTCGGGGCTCCCAGACGGCGCGCGGCTGCGCTCTCTGGACCGTGGGGCTCCCCTCCGCCACCACCAGGGCAGGCTCACCCAACTCCCGGGCCCCGGAGGCCCGCGCCTGCCCTGCTGGCGCCGCCTATGTTCATCTTCCCGGCGCCCACCAATGGCGAGCCCATGCGCCCTGGGCCACCGGGTCCACAGCAGTTGTTGCCGCGTCCGCCACCGCCCACGCCACCAGCCACGCCGCCACCAGTGCCGCCACCCACACCGCAGCCTCCAGCGCTCCAGCCAACGCCGCTGCCAGTGGCCCGTCCACCCACCCCATGCTCTGGCCATGTGGAGTCAGCCCTGGCTCCCGCCCCAGCCCCTGCGATGCCCCCTGCTTTGGCTGCCGAACAGGCCCAGGCAccggcccaggcccaggccccatccccagctccagctccagctccagctcccATCACCGCCGAGCCGTCACCGCCTGCGCCCCCACCCATCAAGGCTCGAACGCGCAGAAACAAGGGTCCCCGCGCGGCCCGTGGAGTGACCCGTGAGGACGGCGCCCCTGGAGATGGTCCTCGCGAACGGACTGCAGCTACCGTGACTGACAGCGGCGGTGGAGGGGGTGGTGGCAGTGGGACCCCTACAGCTGGGGCAGCTAGCTCGGGCGCCGCGCGCCACTGGCCGCCCTTCCAGGTGCTTAACTCTTGTCCCTGCAAGTGTTACTGCCGCCACCAGCCGCGTCATCGCAGACTGCCCCGCAACGTGTCTGCCTG GCTAAGCACACCCACCAACCACCTGAGCGAGCCACCCTGGGTCGCCACCATCAAGCTTGCTGGCTCCCTGGTAGCTGGGCTGGAGCACTACGACTTGCAGGCCACCCATCCCAACTGA